In the Candidatus Methylomirabilota bacterium genome, CTCCTCCGGCCGCTCGGCCAGCTCGGCCAGGATGATCACGCGCTCGGGCGTGACCTCGGCGAATCCGCCGTGCACGGCCAGATGGACCTCCTCGCGGCCCTTCCGGTACACGACCTCGCCGCTGCCCAGCGTGGCCAGCAACGCCGCGTGGCCCGGGAGGACTCCGAAATACCCCTCGGTGCCCGGGGCCACCACCTCGTCCACCTCCTCGGAGACGAGCTGGCGCGTCGGCGTGGCGAGCTCCAGGAGCACTACTTGGCCTCGCGCATCTTGGCCGCTTTCTCCTGGGCCTCCTCGATTCCGCCGACCATGTAGAAGGCCTGCTCGGGCAGATCGTCGTGCTTGCCCTCGACGACCTCCTTGAAGCCCTTGATGGTATCCGCGAGCTTGACGTAGCGGCCGGGGGAGCCGGTGAACACCTCGGCGACGAAGAACGGCTGAGAGAGGAAACGCTGCAGCTTGCGGGCCCGGGCCACGATCAGCTTGTCCTCGTCGGAG is a window encoding:
- a CDS encoding F0F1 ATP synthase subunit epsilon, whose protein sequence is MLLELATPTRQLVSEEVDEVVAPGTEGYFGVLPGHAALLATLGSGEVVYRKGREEVHLAVHGGFAEVTPERVIILAELAERPEEINRERAERARQRAEQRMAGRDPDGGTEEIDYHDALAAYQRALTRLLVVSMGGA